The Deltaproteobacteria bacterium genome has a window encoding:
- a CDS encoding enoyl-CoA hydratase-related protein, with amino-acid sequence MATVLYEKRNRLVIITLNRPEVMNCIDPATDKKMAEAWNRFKEDEEAFVAIVTGAGDQAFCSGADLKAWPPFMIKKDAHFQRRRAYDGPGFGGLTRGIDIFKPILAAINGSCFAGGLEIAVAADIRIAAEHAEFGCLERRWNVGLGDGGTQRLWRVVGLGRAMDLILTGKRINAAEALAMGLVSEVVPKGKALERCLELAELISQFPQGAIRTDKEAVLRGIGEPLTEGLRIEAMLFNTLIGTHDFSEGPSAFAEKRNPRWKND; translated from the coding sequence ATGGCGACAGTGCTTTATGAGAAAAGAAACCGACTGGTCATCATCACCCTCAACCGGCCGGAAGTGATGAACTGCATCGATCCCGCAACCGATAAAAAAATGGCCGAGGCCTGGAACAGATTTAAAGAGGATGAGGAAGCGTTTGTGGCCATTGTTACCGGGGCAGGGGATCAGGCTTTCTGTTCCGGGGCCGACTTGAAAGCCTGGCCTCCCTTCATGATCAAAAAGGATGCCCATTTTCAACGGCGCCGGGCTTATGACGGGCCAGGATTCGGGGGGCTTACCCGGGGGATCGATATCTTTAAACCCATTTTAGCCGCTATCAACGGGAGTTGTTTTGCCGGAGGGCTGGAGATCGCCGTGGCTGCCGATATACGCATTGCCGCCGAGCATGCCGAATTCGGCTGCCTGGAGAGGCGCTGGAACGTGGGTTTGGGGGATGGAGGCACCCAGCGACTCTGGCGCGTGGTAGGGCTGGGGAGGGCCATGGATTTGATCCTAACGGGAAAGAGGATCAATGCCGCGGAAGCGCTGGCCATGGGATTGGTGAGTGAAGTGGTTCCCAAGGGCAAAGCCTTGGAACGTTGCCTGGAATTGGCGGAGCTGATCAGCCAATTCCCGCAAGGGGCCATCCGCACGGACAAGGAAGCTGTTCTTCGCGGGATCGGTGAACCATTGACCGAAGGACTGCGCATCGAAGCTATGCTTTTCAACACCCTCATCGGGACACACGATTTTTCCGAAGGGCCAAGCGCATTTGCGGAGAAGCGTAATCCCCGGTGGAAAAACGATTGA